A genomic stretch from Gopherus flavomarginatus isolate rGopFla2 chromosome 3, rGopFla2.mat.asm, whole genome shotgun sequence includes:
- the SPP1 gene encoding osteopontin — MKIAVLCLCLITISFALPVSKLKRRSISESSEENHDSRNHHSHRHHHQHVHTQSRMRPAQTQELLEPPQQDCFFSDESVEDTEQQSLPEPASVSNEDDGDHDDNDSNDTDESDEDIVTNFPTDAPITTPLTPALPTRGDNSGRGDSVAYRMRAKAKLAGVYHKKSSEFYKAAGKFIIHKVTEEDDSKPDTESQQVDSSEAQLAAHHFPRKSDISVELDDKSNLQDSNEVNNRPHDKSMENDSPQQLDCVEADSDNSKSYVTEDSHMSKESTEQQHAQTEDLQQVDGIPEVNDSNQTSESTEDTQDHNSIENNEVTL, encoded by the exons ATGAAGATTGCGGTGCTTTGTTTGTGCCTCATCACCATCTCCTTTGCATTACCA GTGAGTAAATTGAAGCGTCGATCCATCTCAGAGAGCTCTGAAGAAAACCAT GATTCCAGGAACCATCATTCTCACAGACATCACCATCAGCATGTGCATACACAATCACGTATGAGACCAGCACAAACACAAGAACTTCTGGAACCACCTCAGCAG GACTGTTTTTTTTCAGATGAAAGTGTTGAGGACACCGAGCAGCAA AGCCTGCCTGAGCCAGCAAGTGTAAGTAACGAAGATGATGGTGATCATGATGATAATGATTCCAATGACACAGATGAATCAGATGAGGATATTGTCACCAATTTTCCCACTGATGCCCCAATAACTACACCTTTAACTCCTGCCCTCCCCACAAGGGGAGATAATTCAGGCAGAGGAGACAGCGTGGCCTATAGAATGAGGGCAAAAGCAAAGTTGGCAGGCGTGTACCATAAGAAGTCTAGTGAATTCTACAAAGCTGCAGGAAAG TTCATCATACATAAGGTCACAGAGGAGGATGACAGCAAACCAGACACAGAAAGCCAGCAGGTGGATTCCTCCGAAGCCCAACTTGCTGCACACCACTTTCCACGGAAATCTGACATTAGCGTGGAACTGGATGACAAAAGTAACTTGCAGGACAGCAATGAAGTCAACAACAGGCCACACGATAAGAGCATGGAAAACGACAGCCCACAGCAGCTTGATTGTGTGGAGGCAGACAGCGACAACAGCAAATCTTATGTCACAGAAGACAGTCACATGAGCAAAGAAAGCACAGAACAGCAGCACGCCCAAACTGAGGACCTGCAACAGGTTGATGGTATCCCTGAAGTCAATGATAGCAATCAAACTTCTGAGAGCACTGAAGACACTCAAGACCATAACAGCATTGAAAACAATGAAGTCACTctttaa